ttcataggagttttgggcatttccagaagtagtttgatggccctggtggtagtttgacccttcttctgtaccatgaacctaaagaaacacatacttgactaggctttcataggagttttgggcatttccagaagtagtttgatggccctggtggtagtttgacccttcttctgtaccatgagcctaaagaaacacatacttgactaggctttcataggagttttgggcatttccagaagtagtttgatggccctggtggtagtttgacccttcctctgtaccataaacctaaagaaacacatattttactaggcttttgtaggagttttgggcatttccagggttagttttatggccctggtggtagtatgacccttttaccttattttttaatttttttaaattttattattatttttttttacgtgccagcctatagtgtcggtaggctttctttaggggcctggaTTGTAgttgaccccagcccgtcatggtgcaggcaagtgtttttatagtggcgccttcttttattggctcatgctgcccccccagaGCTCCTTCTTgactcacttggacggtttcctctagagtccgggttgatgggtggtcttcatgacagcatgtgggtggtcttaagtcaatcggcggtgactgaaaaatcccaggtgatagtggcggattcgaacctacgtcgtccatcacacggtgaatgcggggcccgcacgctaaccactcagccactgcccaCCCAAGTTATTAGTTACTAGTTAtgtttattagtagtagtagtagttacgcTTATTGCTAGAGTTTTATTTGTTTGCTGTTGAATGTTTAGCGCTCTGTGAAATATACAACCATAAAGTACTTGGATTTACATTTATTAAGACTGacaatcctcctttcctctctcctgcaGGTGGTAAACATTGGCTCCGGGGTCAGCATTCTAGCAGTGGACGGCCCCGACAACTACCGTAGGGTCTCTGGCACCAGTCTGGGGGGCGGCACGTTCCTGGGTCTGTCGTGCCTCCTCACCGGGTGCAAGAGCTTTGAGGAGGCCATAGAGCTGGCCGCCCGCGGCAACAACGAGAATGTGGATAAGCTGGTGAGGGACATCTACGGAGGCGACTACCAGAGATTTGGCCTCGGCGGGGACATTGTGGCCTGCAggtattactgttgttgttgttattattgttggtagtattagtaataggaggaggaggagtagtagttagttagttagttagttcattagttaggtagttagttagttaaaagTAGTCAGTTCGTAAGTCAGTAATGTAAAAAAGGGGATAGGGGTGACAAAAACAATTCCTAATGAGTTAAAAATTGGGTGTTGACTTTTACATCCATACTATCAACGAGAAAACAATATCTAATGACTAAACAGCAACAAAATCATCGACAAAGAAAACATTAATGacttatggttaggttaggttaagttaggttaggttttaagGTGGATACTGAGTTTTACATCTATACTATTATCATTCTCTCTACTATCCTCTTTCTCCCTAGCTTCGGGCACATGAACAGTGCCGAGAAGAGGGCCAAGGTGTCGCGCGAAGACCTGGCCTGCGCCacgctcatcaccatcactaacaacaTTGGCTCCATAGCCCGCATGGTGGCAGCCAATGAGAAGATCGAAAAGGTAATAAATGTTCCTCCTCTAGCTTTCGTTCTGGTAGACAAACTAAGCaatggagatgaaaagaaaacaaggaaaacgagGATGATTTTTTTGACAGTAACAAACACAGAAAAATCAAAAAAGAACATAGACATAgtgatatttattttcttaacaaCAATGAAACCAGCTTAAATATgttgcagctttttttttttttttaatccgttACTCCACATGTGCCGTTAAATTATGAGTTCGTAATTATAGACAAATCGTGTGGGACATAGAAGTACTGTCTTCCAGCGAGGGAAAAAGCATTAACTAAgggcaaacaaataaaaaaaacattagcaaAGACTGTTTGTGGGTGTAGTACAGTCAAACCTCAACATGTGCAGGGGTTAGGCAACAAACACACTTACGGATATTGAGGCGTGGTTACTGCAAGTGTTAAGGTGTGTGGGGTGGCAGAGGTGTGTGTGGTGAGCTACAAGTGGCCACAAGAGTGCTCGAGAAAACCTGTGGATGTTGTGGTATGACTATTAGTACATCACATCATCAGGTAGTACAAAAAAGCTAAATTCCTTGACAACTCAGTCCCTCATGTTCCTGCAGGAGGGTATGTGTTGTATAGGGAGTCATATTAATGGATATTcgacattttctctccctcaggtCCTGTTCGTGGGTAATTTCCTGCGCGTGAACCCCATCTCCATGAAGCTCTTGTCCCACGCAATGGAGTTCTGGTCGGGGGGTCAGCTCAAGGCGATCTTTTTGGAACATGAGGTTTGTTAAGGAGGGGGATGTGTAAGACTAAGGACTTTGCATCATGAGGTGTGTAGTGTAAAAGGGGCGACCTGCCAtactctatacacacacacacacacacacacacacacacacaccagctgagtttaacccgttagcagcgacgggccaaatttgtgccacgatataaacccccaaaaatagatgatgcataaactgatcacaaatgctttgatatgtattatgaaatggtttgtgtgtgatgattttttctcatttttcttgcttagaggggcctttaaaaaacatgatccctgcagctactgggttaatattgACATTCTACTCCTGTACCTTTCTCagcctccttctactcctctcctaCTCCTGTACCTTCTTTAGCTTCCTTTATTTCACTGCCGTCATCTTGTCTTTAACTGATGCACAGCTGCTAATGCCGTTCTCTGCCTTGTGTTTCAGGGTTACTTCGGTGCGGTGGGATGCATGCTGGAACTCATGAGGACGGGGGAGCTTGCCTCCTGCTCAGGGTGATCGTGTCTGTGCTTATTAGAAAGTATTTATTGTTCTTTGAAGTTTAGATAGAGTTTACGTTGTGTACATAAGCAGTTCTTAATCCAGTATACCACAATGGAGCTAGAGTAATATAtgataaatattatatatatataaatagctatatataattattttgttgtgaaaaaaaagttTCATTTTTCGTGAGTTGTGACTGAGGCACAAGAGATATTTTGTACAATGTTTTAGTATTTTGGTAGCTATTTTTATATGGATTGCATGCAGTATGTTTCGTCAGCTTTCCCCGAGAggtcaggaaggaggagaaaggtgcaGCGAAAGAAGGGttccagaccagaccagaccagacaggCAGTGCTCACCCCCAGCCTCCCCACCCTCCAGCACATTTACTTTGGGTTGGCAGTcgacaccctctccttcctcagcaCACAAATACCAGAGACCATCCACCTCATTACCTTTACCTCTAAACGCTTACTCTAGGTTGGCAGTTcagtccttttccttcctttcccagcaCACAATTACCAGAGACCATCCCCCTCAGCACTGCCTCTAAACACTCACTCTAGGTTCACagtccactccctttccttcctttctcagcaCACAAATACCAGAGACCATCCCCCTCCAGCACTGCCTCTAAACACTCACTTTAGGTTCACagtccactccctttccttcctttcctcagcaCACAAATACCAGAGACCATCCCCCTCTGCACCACCACCTCTAAATGCTTACTCTAGGTTGGCAGccagtccttctccttcctttcccagcaCAAATACTTGAGACCAGAACCATATAATAGGAGAGTTCTTTTAATTGTCTGTATTCCTCAATTgttctctgtatttctctttttttctgtatttcactctcctctctcatGTATTTGGTAAGGTCTTATGTTCGCTTTCATGTAgtcccttcttctttgtctctttcttcttctacttccttttcttcttctttttcttcctggttCTGCAGCTCTAaaagtaaagtttggggcatagtCCATAGCTGCCACTGAGGGTTATTGGGTCCAAGTCCGGTCCCTCGAAGTCCTGCTTAAAATTTCCTACACTCAGGTTCTCCGGCCTTCTCCAGGTACACAGTCAGTCAATCAGACACTGCGTTGAACATTGACGAGCTGTTGACGGACTTACGTATGAAATAACGTGCCTTTTTCACCCTCCTTagccttcttccactcctctcctatacccttctctgcctccttcctctctactcctACTCCTGGACCTTTCTCAgccttcctctactcctttcctACTCCTACACCTTCTTTAGCTCCCCTCCACTCCCTGTCTTATTCCTATTCcaccttcctctgcttcctttcactctcctacTCCTATACCTTTATCagcctccttcctactcctctacctttccctgcctccttccactaccctcctcttcttactccacctttttcatcctccttccactctcctcctaaTCCATATGCATTGCCGCGTGGAGAGAGATTACCGAGTCCAGTTTAGATTAATGTCACCCTCGTAAACAAACTACCAAGGTCATTTTTTTCACTGATTTATGGATACTTGGCACAATCGGTTTATTTAATTATGTGGCGCACCTTTTGAGAGGGCTGTTGTGGTCGTTCTATCGGGTTCTAAAAATTCACCTTCTTAACTTGTCTGCCTTTCTGTGACCTCTTTCTGTTTACACTTTTGCAGGAGCAGTGATGGGCaagctttttttattcctttccatgTTTATTACCCTTGAGTGTTTTCCCTTactgtaaataaaaatatatcacaTCGACTGGAATACAACAGCGACAAATGAAGGTAGAAAAATGACTCCGgcagtttgtttacgaaggttaCGGTGGGTTAATTTTCTTGCCTGTAACCGTACGTCTCGGCAGGTGGTCAAGTTATGATCATTACGGTAGCTGGTTTTGGTCCAACATCTTATTAGCGTTAGTCCGACGTGTTTGGTTTGGTTTCGTCCTCTCGAGGGGAAAGAAAAGTCTGGTGTCGAAGCGAGGGAACAAGTATCCTCAAGAACGTGGTGCCGCAGTATTATCATTAGTACATTACCGTTTTCTTGGCATTTTAAGGAATACTCTGTTGTTTTCCTTGTACGTAAACTGCACAAATACCTACGTTGCATTTCATAGTCTGTAAGCTCTGTGTTATTCAGTTGCTTGTATCTCGTATTGTCAGAAGGAAGTCGtctgtaaggagaggaagggatcaaGCTCGTGCAGATAATCTCTCACTGTTTGTATGGTACTAAGTTAAGTGTGTTGTCATTTCTTAGCCGAAGCATGTGCCAAAACAAGCTTCCTCATCTTTTACAGCGTTGATTTTGTGAAGCTTGGTCATCGGAAGCTTAGGTCATGGACAGCTTGTAGCCATATTAAATTTTCTTGTTAGTTTTTCAAAGAGTGATAAAAGTGTAGATATAATTTTCAGCTGTCCATTAAGAAGAAATATTGGTAAATTTGTGGAGATCGGTCATCGGAAGCATAGGTCACGGACAGCTTATGACCATATTAATAGTTTGTGTTAGGTTTTCAAAGAGCGACAAAACTGTAGATATAATTTTCAGGTGTCCGATAAGAAGAAATATTAGTAAATTCGAGAAGCTAGGGTCATGGACAGCTTGTAGCCATATTAATTTTTCAAAGGGCATATCAAAGTGTGGATATAATTTTATGCTGTCCATTAAGAGGAAATACTAGTTACTTCAGTGGACAACTTGGTAGCCTTCATGTGTGTCTTTTCTGTTTCATATTTATCAAAGAGCACTGGAACTCACTGATACCCTTGGTGGTTTCTAAACTTTAATGCTCTCCAAGTTGTGATGTGACTTGTAAGCTTCCATGCATAACAATACTACTCTTTACTGGAAACTCACATCAACCAGGAACTAGGATGTTACGTCTTCGTTGGTAACCTTGCTGACGGCACAGGGACGAACACAGAAGACGATCGTGTGATTCGTAAACTTCCGTTCACAACAGTGTAACGTCTCTTTCTACCAATTCACACAAAGCAGGAAGCACAAAAACTCAAGCACTCATTTGTTGTAAGGTGATAACTCATCAGTTGTCCTTGGTCTTGATGGCAATAGAGGAGAGAGATGCTTTTCATGAGATTACTAATAGCAGGTTAACTTACGCAAGATACAAAGTGATTCCTTCTCTCCAGTTACTTTTGGAATGGTAACAGaacagaatatatttttttaaaggaTGCAACAAGCAGGATCACAATGAAGTTAGCATTCCATGTAATCTTTCTGAAATAGACCAATTCCATATGGCTTTCATACACAACTAATTACAGCCTCTTAACAAAATGGCACCTACTTATATACAAGCAAGTTACTCCTATTATTGACGTTTCAGAGATAATCATTTAGAATCAACCCAGAAATTGGTTACGTCGCCTGGTTTGTTTTGGTGACTGGTTGCGTTTACCGTTTACTATCACGAATGTGTCATGAAAATTATTTATCTGTATAACACTTGCCTGGTTTTGGTGTATAATGAAAAGTATGATTGGTATGCCTGTCTTAATAAGCAGTTTTATGACATGGAGTAAGGTCTGTAGGAAGTCTAAATCACTGAGCCTGCCTTGGGACACCTGTGAGAGGCCGTTAACCAGTGCAGGTGTGAGGTGCCAGGCGACATATCACTAACCtcagaaatggtgtgtgtgtgtgtttgtatgagtatacgagtgaatgtgtgtgtgtgatagcagTGGCCTCCCATTAGGTTCATTTTTTGTGTAAGTGCGTATGTGATGTGTATATTACGTCGTGCAATATTGGTAGTCACGCTGAAGATGTATATAGTATTACAGAGATTGTTACCAGAGCACATTTGCCCCTCTGGCTGGACTGTGGTTAGTGGGTGAAGGTGGACAGCAGTGTGGCTGAAGTAAAATTATATATCTAAATAAATGACAATTCATGAGATACAATTCTCATTCTTACTTTAATAACCTTTTTTTGTGCTCACCAGTTCTCACCCTGAAGGCTTAGTGCATAAAACAACATAGAAAATCAACCTTTATTATGGGAAGTGGATTGTTTGTAGTGGCGGGAGGAGATAAGCGTGACTCAGCCAATTAACATAACTATCATAAGGGTGAAGTTACAAAAGGTTCCACAACACATTAAGTTCTTAtgacaaaatactcataagataaaaGTGGGACTAATACGGTGAGTGGATTAGCTCCTCCAAACCTATTCAAAAGGCAGCTAACAAAAATGGGAATATCAGTTTAAGAGAATTAAGCCCATATTCTTTAAACGTATCGGCACCCCAGTTTGcctctttgaaaagcctctcgtggaagttgctgggattttcatggtttgttttgtgatcctggtaaTAGTTCTATACaacttctgcactatgaacgggaaaattacccatgaaaacccagttaattttCTCTGTGAACTTAGAAAATAGTAATGGAAGCCtgatacgtataagaatatggaCTTTAGACTCGTGTTATCAACCACttcaggctcccattacgactattttcaaaggccgcagAGAAGATATGTCTGGTTGTCGTGAGTttctttttcccgttcatggcgtaGAATCCTTCCAAAACTACTGCTAGGGTCacaaaaccacccatggaaacctgTACAACTTCTGTGTGAGCCCTTTTAAATAGATGTACTGAAGCCTCGAAGAGCTTATATGGACCTTAGCCCCTCAAACCCTACTCGAAAGGTTAACCCTAGAACAGTAAGCCTCAGAGCATCCGTTTCTTCTGTTGCCGCTCCATGCACAGCTGTGGGTTGACGGTGACCTCTGGCATGACCCCAAGAGTGTCGGTGAAGTCCAGTGTCAAGTCCCTTCCGGTCAGGGCCTGGAGGTGAGCGTTGGACCGGGGCAGGAACTCCATGTGTCCGATGTCTCTACACCCGGCCTGAGGGATGAATGGACTTGGGTTAGTCTTGCAGAGGAAAGTAGGATGCCTGGAACTAGGGCCTGAGGGATGACtactcttttaaccctttccatccgtgacgcagacgttggcgtcacagtatggaaagggtcaagaggaaatggaaggggattaatcctcttctaatcttctcaatcctcctctaaattcctcttaatcctcttccatttcctctcaagaggtttagaagaggactaaccctttccatactgtgacaccgtcggacgctgacgtcggcgttgccggagtgaaggggttaatgcaATGAGGGACATAGGGCGATTGAAACAAGGTAGAGGTAAAGTTGGGGTGATAAGCTGCAGCTACAGATATTAATGTAACTCATTCCGTCAAACAGAGAGCAATCAGAGAATTTAGGATGACTGAAATTAGGAAATTTATGGGCACTAGGTGCACCCAGCCTGAGGGATGAATTAGACGATATAAGTACTGGTGAAGCCTTTTTTGAGGGTATTAATAGGGCCAATGTGAATAAGATGAACAcaggccatgcgcagctatagcatatggaCCAGGACTTTACCATTACCACTTGAGTACATTAGTCGTATTCCTATTTTTATaattaggtagtagtagtagtataaaagacaaaacaggtagagaggaaggagtacAGCCATCTTTACTCACTGCTGCTCTCTCGTGCTTGGCGTGGAGCGAAAAGCCGATGCCGAAGGCCCTACTGGCTGAAGAGAGCCTCTGCTCCTCCTGCCGCTTGTAGTAGGTGCGCTCAGACTCCTCCAGGGGGTGTGCGGAGGTAGTGGTGGGGGCGCGGCGCAGCATGCCCAGCTCAGAGCCGTAGTCGCTCTCCTGGGCACTGGCGGCCTTGAAGGGGCAGTTCATGGGCAGCGACTGGGGGAGGAAGGCTGTGGGGTGACTGGGGGAAGGTGTGGAGTGACTGGGGGAGGGTGTGGGGTGGCAGAGGTGACTGGGGAGGGTGTGGGGGAGATGTGTGTGAATTCTTGACTGACGAGGGGAAAACTGGGTGAGGAGTGTCAGATAACTGGAAGAAGTGTGTTGGTGTGTAAAATGTGCTGGCATAAAGCACCTGTTCACCACCACAGCTAACATCCAAAAGGTGTGCTCACACCCTTACTGATGGGGGGCTTAGCTGCCTCAATTCCCCTTTCAGGCAATAAGACTTGTAAAGATATATGTAGCCTTCTGATCAGGGGCTCTGCCTCCTCAACCCCCAATAGTCCCTAAAAGACACATGAATAATGTGAACCTCCtggcaggggggaggaggggggcttcGACCCCTTGACCCTTGTGTTCCCACATACCATTGCATTGGACACTGGTTATAGTTTTTACTCATTTTCACAGCAAATGGGCTCCGAAATCAGTtgagatttctaaaaaaaaaaaactatcaaacaGCAGGAAAACAACAAAGATAGGAAGCGAGCACACTGGAAACACACGGCGGcaaacgtctgtgtgtgtgtgtgtgcaggcaccCAACCATTGCAATGCCCCAACACACACCTCCACTGGCTGCAATTACACCCCCCACGGCGGCCCTGGCACTCCCCGGGCCGCCACTGCCTACTACTATCAGCCACAATGTTAACACACAGCCCGTACACTCACCATGGTGGGAGACACAGGcgttggtgtggtgtggtggtgacgaGCGGGGCCGCTGGTGTGTCTTCTGCCGCTGCTCGATTCCGcctcgtcagtgtgtgtgtgtgtgtgtgtgcccgcccgATTTGATTTTAATGGTTTTATGTTCTATTTTCACTTATTTCTACTAGTTCATCATATTTTAGCCTTCCCAGGTGTTGATTGTAGTACATGTAGCCTTAATTATTTTGCATCTACTTCTCTAGTGTAATTTTTGTTCCACATTGATCAAATTCGCGTGTTTTAGCAGCATAACTATATATGTAAAGATGGGAACTTTATCATAAATCACCATTAGGAGTGCATAAACCCACTTAAACCATCATAAAACTATAAATCAACATGTATGAAGGCGGGAAGTAACTTTTGGCCCAGTTTAACTTAAAAAAAAGTACTCAGAAATAGATTTGAACCTTGACTATTCACTACACGGTTTAATCAACTCACTCCCATCATGTATTTCACCTTAGATAAGCATTTTAAAGATAAATAAACCCATTTAAACCAGTGGAATACGTGAAACACATATACCTACATAACTAAACCTTCAATACTCCTAATATACGGCTTAAACCAGCTAAACCACCTCACTAAAGCCATGTATATTCTCATAGTTAAGGACTTTAAGGGAAAATAAACCAACTTAAACCAATATTCAACGAGAAACTTTAAAACAAACGAGGAGAACATTATAAACCTTGCCAGCCACATATCTAAGGGTTTATCCCTCTCCCTTAATATGTAAAACGCTTTATATCATCAGTTTAAGAAGAAATGAACCAAATAAAACCAATATAAAACGAGAAAACAGCTTAAAACAGGCGAGGGAGAAC
The Eriocheir sinensis breed Jianghai 21 unplaced genomic scaffold, ASM2467909v1 Scaffold391, whole genome shotgun sequence genome window above contains:
- the LOC126992047 gene encoding uncharacterized protein LOC126992047 translates to MSLPMNCPFKAASAQESDYGSELGMLRRAPTTTSAHPLEESERTYYKRQEEQRLSSASRAFGIGFSLHAKHERAAAGCRDIGHMEFLPRSNAHLQALTGRDLTLDFTDTLGVMPEVTVNPQLCMERQQKKRML